The proteins below are encoded in one region of Shewanella algae:
- a CDS encoding sulfite exporter TauE/SafE family protein produces MLSLIDPVTLLLASLIIFTGALTQSLIGFGLAVVATPLLYIVDPELVPAPVIAMGFSIALLTLVRERGHLEFNGLQYALLGRLPGGLIGATLLLLAPQPILGLTIALIVAVAVFLSLRKYSIKINRLSLFIAGIFSGIFGTVAAIGGPPMALLLAGKDASQFRAALSAFFIFSSLIALIILGCFGLLTLRHLWLSLLLLPSVFLGFLVAGRLVGRVDKEKTRVLTLALCALSALLLTIKSSLALING; encoded by the coding sequence ATGTTGTCACTGATAGATCCCGTCACCCTGCTACTGGCGTCCCTGATCATATTTACCGGCGCCCTGACCCAGTCGTTGATAGGCTTTGGCTTGGCCGTGGTAGCCACACCTTTGCTGTATATCGTCGATCCGGAACTGGTTCCTGCCCCGGTTATCGCCATGGGGTTTTCCATCGCCCTGCTGACACTGGTGCGCGAGCGTGGCCACCTGGAATTCAACGGCCTGCAATATGCCTTGTTGGGGAGGCTCCCCGGCGGCCTGATTGGCGCCACCCTGCTGTTGCTGGCGCCGCAGCCTATTCTGGGCTTGACCATAGCCCTGATTGTGGCCGTAGCCGTATTCCTCAGCCTTAGAAAATACAGCATCAAGATCAACCGCCTCAGCCTGTTTATCGCCGGGATATTTTCCGGGATCTTCGGTACCGTGGCCGCCATAGGCGGACCGCCGATGGCCCTGCTGCTGGCGGGTAAGGATGCCAGTCAGTTCCGCGCAGCGCTGTCGGCCTTCTTCATCTTCAGCTCATTGATAGCCTTGATTATTCTCGGCTGTTTTGGCCTCTTGACCTTGAGACACCTATGGCTTTCGCTGTTGCTGCTGCCTTCGGTATTTCTCGGTTTTCTGGTGGCTGGCCGCTTGGTGGGCCGTGTGGATAAAGAGAAGACCCGAGTCCTGACGCTGGCGCTGTGCGCGCTGAGCGCCCTGTTGCTGACCATCAAATCAAGCCTGGCGCTCATCAACGGTTAA
- a CDS encoding bifunctional aspartate kinase/homoserine dehydrogenase II has product MARCHLHKFGGSSLADADCYRRVAHILLTHGHADDLVVVSAAGKSTNFLYKLLNLKESGALWQEELQVLVGYQQNLIEQLLGNEQARQLRERLSTDKAQLASLLSLPELSEYQCNQVVGFGERWSARLMAALLRESGVAASHVDARSLLIADEGAVPRIRLDESRERVQRLLAEHPDERLVITGFICANSQGETLLLGRNGSDFSATLIASLADIDRVTIWTDVEGVFNADPNKIADAKLLSSMSLAEADRLARLGSPVLHCRTLQPLFDTEVSLAVRSSYASHTDFTLIAPKSDAASAPVVTNLNQVSLLSLEFNGTQAQTQTLDALNEVGLTPLAYWSQGQHKLELAYTPELSRQVWQLLEAQTSELKIQSITEDRELGLVALVSSGAGSYRRSFARLLSREARPLYQDQLSLVTLVPKSQVNLLTQKVHRRCAGPRKRIGVILLGVGNIGEAWVELFGRARDGLKRELEASVELLGLASSSRAWICNEGIFGEDWQARFEAEATPWQYEHLFEQLALLQADELVALDISASAGLTLQYPEFFARGIHMVSANKLAGSGPLPFYRELKQQLGNRRLFWRYNASCGAGLPVQHALNDLHNSGDRVEAVGGIFSGTLCWLFEHFDGVKPFSELVLQAKELGITEPDPRDDLSGRDMQRKLLILAREIGLELELEDIRLSSLVPEALADIPLDEFLQRIPELDATLAQQFAAAAEQNKVLRYVASLEQQDGQVNAEVSLQWVERQHPYANLTPGDNVFVIRSAFYQGNPLIIRGPGAGREVTAAAVQSDLVQICRDLLQE; this is encoded by the coding sequence ATGGCACGTTGTCACCTACATAAGTTTGGCGGTTCCAGTCTCGCCGATGCCGATTGTTACCGACGGGTCGCCCATATTTTGCTGACCCATGGTCATGCCGATGATCTTGTAGTGGTTTCCGCCGCCGGCAAGAGTACCAATTTTCTCTATAAACTGCTGAACCTGAAGGAGTCTGGCGCTCTGTGGCAAGAAGAGCTGCAGGTGCTTGTCGGTTATCAGCAGAATCTGATTGAACAGCTGCTGGGCAATGAACAGGCACGTCAACTGCGGGAGCGTCTGTCTACAGATAAGGCGCAACTGGCCAGTTTGTTGTCCTTGCCTGAACTCAGCGAATACCAATGCAATCAGGTGGTGGGTTTCGGTGAACGCTGGTCGGCCAGACTGATGGCGGCGCTACTGAGGGAGTCCGGTGTCGCCGCTTCCCATGTGGATGCCCGCAGTTTGTTGATTGCCGATGAGGGCGCAGTTCCCAGGATTCGCCTCGATGAGTCCCGTGAAAGGGTGCAGCGGCTGCTGGCCGAGCATCCCGATGAGCGCCTGGTGATCACCGGCTTTATCTGCGCCAATAGCCAAGGCGAAACTCTGTTGCTTGGTCGCAACGGCTCCGACTTCAGTGCCACCCTGATAGCCAGCCTGGCCGATATCGACAGGGTGACTATCTGGACAGATGTTGAAGGGGTGTTCAATGCCGATCCCAACAAGATTGCCGATGCCAAACTGCTGAGTAGCATGTCGCTGGCTGAGGCCGACCGCCTGGCGCGGCTCGGCTCCCCGGTACTGCATTGCCGAACCCTGCAACCGCTGTTTGATACCGAGGTCAGCCTGGCGGTGCGTTCGAGCTACGCCTCGCATACCGACTTTACCCTGATAGCCCCCAAGAGTGATGCCGCAAGCGCTCCTGTGGTGACCAATCTCAATCAGGTGTCCCTCTTGAGCCTGGAGTTCAATGGCACCCAGGCTCAGACTCAGACGCTTGATGCGCTCAATGAGGTGGGGTTGACCCCGCTGGCCTACTGGTCTCAAGGGCAACACAAACTTGAGCTGGCCTATACTCCCGAATTATCCCGCCAAGTCTGGCAGCTACTGGAAGCGCAGACATCCGAGCTCAAAATTCAAAGCATTACCGAGGACAGAGAGCTTGGGCTGGTAGCCCTGGTAAGCAGTGGCGCCGGCAGTTATCGCCGCAGCTTTGCCCGCTTGCTGAGCCGTGAAGCGCGGCCTCTGTATCAGGACCAACTCAGCCTGGTCACCCTGGTGCCCAAATCGCAGGTGAACCTGCTGACCCAGAAGGTGCACAGGCGCTGCGCCGGCCCCCGCAAACGCATAGGCGTTATTCTGCTGGGGGTGGGTAACATAGGCGAAGCCTGGGTGGAGTTGTTCGGCCGAGCCCGCGACGGCCTCAAACGTGAGCTGGAGGCCAGTGTTGAACTCCTGGGCTTGGCGAGTTCGAGCCGTGCCTGGATCTGCAATGAAGGGATCTTTGGGGAAGACTGGCAGGCAAGGTTTGAAGCCGAAGCTACCCCTTGGCAGTATGAACATCTGTTCGAACAGCTTGCGTTGCTACAAGCCGATGAACTGGTGGCGCTGGATATCAGTGCCAGCGCCGGACTGACACTACAGTATCCTGAGTTTTTTGCCCGTGGCATTCATATGGTCAGTGCCAACAAGTTGGCCGGCTCCGGGCCATTGCCTTTCTACCGTGAGCTGAAACAGCAACTGGGTAACCGCCGACTGTTCTGGCGTTACAACGCCAGTTGCGGCGCCGGGCTGCCGGTGCAGCACGCGCTCAATGATTTGCACAACAGCGGCGACAGGGTAGAGGCTGTCGGCGGTATCTTCTCCGGCACGCTCTGCTGGCTGTTTGAGCATTTCGATGGCGTCAAACCTTTCTCCGAGCTGGTGTTGCAGGCCAAAGAGCTGGGGATCACTGAGCCGGATCCCAGGGACGATCTTTCCGGGCGTGACATGCAGCGCAAGCTGTTGATTTTGGCTCGTGAAATAGGTCTGGAACTGGAGCTTGAAGATATTCGCTTAAGCTCTCTGGTGCCTGAGGCGCTGGCCGACATTCCGCTGGATGAGTTCTTGCAGCGGATCCCCGAATTGGATGCCACTCTCGCGCAGCAGTTTGCCGCCGCGGCCGAGCAAAACAAGGTGCTGCGCTATGTGGCTTCATTGGAGCAGCAAGATGGCCAGGTTAATGCCGAAGTCTCTCTGCAATGGGTCGAGCGTCAGCATCCATACGCCAATCTGACCCCGGGAGATAATGTGTTTGTCATCCGCTCGGCCTTCTACCAGGGTAATCCGCTGATCATTCGCGGCCCAGGTGCCGGCAGGGAAGTGACTGCCGCGGCAGTACAGTCGGATCTGGTGCAGATCTGTCGCGATCTGCTGCAGGAGTAG
- a CDS encoding conjugal transfer protein TraF, with protein sequence MKLSLLTLLTTGLASTLALAGQDVYEARSDAMGGVAVAAGNREAAAFSNPALLALPSRRSNDFSLLIPTIGADGADKDQMIDKFDALQDNYDALVNAIDAADTAAIDDYRKRLSGDLKSLQGNSAYVSAGINMALVMPSDGFNYAFVFKSYLDALGIAEIAAADIDALDNLDPNNPPEIQDLTSQGRVVAGAVSELGVAVSYPLSIVNMPVTVGVTPKLQRLDSFNYAVSANNFDADDFNDDDYRSDDTGFNLDIGLAFQPLDGLVIGVSGRNLIKRDLSSIEAGGVQLTYQVKPMVTAGVAYDWAAFSLSSDLDLTDNDKFAELEGSRYWRLGGEYRPADWVALRLGYRQDLNDHTADLYSLGTGFAIGNSFRLDLTGMFGSDDAIGGVLQTSYHF encoded by the coding sequence ATGAAACTGAGTCTTTTGACACTGCTTACCACGGGACTTGCCAGCACATTGGCACTGGCAGGTCAGGATGTTTATGAGGCCCGCTCAGATGCCATGGGCGGGGTTGCCGTGGCAGCCGGTAATCGTGAGGCGGCGGCCTTTTCCAATCCGGCACTGCTGGCTTTGCCTTCGCGCCGCAGCAATGACTTCAGTTTACTCATTCCAACCATCGGCGCCGATGGCGCCGATAAAGATCAGATGATCGATAAGTTTGATGCCCTGCAGGATAACTATGACGCCCTGGTTAATGCCATAGACGCCGCCGACACAGCGGCTATCGATGACTACCGAAAGCGCCTCAGTGGTGACTTGAAATCGCTGCAGGGCAATAGCGCTTACGTCAGTGCCGGTATCAATATGGCTTTGGTCATGCCCTCGGATGGTTTTAATTATGCCTTTGTATTCAAGAGTTATCTCGATGCCTTGGGAATAGCCGAAATCGCCGCCGCGGATATTGATGCCCTGGATAATCTGGACCCCAATAATCCGCCGGAAATCCAAGATTTGACCTCCCAGGGGCGAGTGGTGGCCGGGGCGGTTTCCGAGCTAGGGGTTGCCGTGAGCTATCCGCTATCTATCGTCAATATGCCGGTGACAGTGGGAGTTACCCCCAAGTTGCAACGGTTGGACAGTTTTAACTATGCCGTCAGCGCCAACAACTTTGATGCCGATGACTTCAACGATGATGATTATCGAAGCGATGACACTGGCTTTAACCTGGATATCGGTCTGGCATTCCAGCCATTGGATGGTTTGGTTATCGGTGTCAGTGGTCGCAACCTCATCAAGCGGGACTTAAGCAGCATAGAGGCCGGCGGCGTGCAGCTTACCTATCAGGTGAAACCTATGGTTACCGCAGGGGTGGCCTATGACTGGGCAGCCTTTTCACTCAGCAGCGACTTGGATCTTACCGACAACGACAAGTTTGCCGAGCTTGAGGGCAGCCGCTATTGGCGTTTAGGCGGTGAATACCGGCCTGCTGACTGGGTTGCTTTACGGCTCGGTTATCGCCAGGATCTCAATGATCACACCGCCGATCTTTATTCACTCGGGACAGGGTTCGCCATAGGCAACAGTTTCCGGCTGGATCTCACCGGCATGTTCGGCAGCGATGACGCCATAGGCGGCGTACTGCAAACCAGCTATCACTTCTAA
- the metJ gene encoding met regulon transcriptional regulator MetJ, with the protein MTEWNGEYISPYAEHGKKNEQVKKITVSIPLKVLKVLTDERTRRQVNNLRHATNSELLCEAFLHAYTGQPLPNDGDLSKDKPDSIPEEAKRMMDAMGIEWEDME; encoded by the coding sequence ATGACTGAATGGAATGGCGAATACATCAGCCCTTATGCCGAACACGGCAAGAAGAACGAGCAAGTGAAAAAAATCACTGTCTCTATTCCGTTGAAGGTGCTGAAAGTATTGACCGATGAGCGCACCCGGCGCCAGGTAAACAACCTGCGGCACGCCACAAACAGCGAACTGCTGTGCGAAGCCTTCCTGCATGCCTATACCGGCCAGCCACTGCCCAACGATGGGGATTTGTCCAAAGACAAACCCGACAGCATCCCGGAAGAGGCCAAGCGCATGATGGATGCCATGGGCATAGAATGGGAAGACATGGAGTAA
- the metB gene encoding cystathionine gamma-synthase, which translates to MTERRLATTAVRQGIESDSQHGAVVPPIYLSTNYAFDGHTQPRAFDYSRSGNPTRSILGDALGELEQGCSAAITATGMAAITLVVNLLGPDDLLLVPHDCYGGSYRLFTNLAAKGQFRLQVLDQTDPQALAAAMAQKPRMVWLETPSNPLLRVVDIAAIAEAAHQQGALVVVDNTFLSPALQQPLLLGADIVVHSTTKYINGHSDVVGGAVIAKDPELAEQLHWWSNTLGLSGGAFDSYLTLRGLRTLALRIREHQANAERIVALLSQSPVVDKVYYPGLKSHPGHEIAARQQSGFGAMLSFELKGDEAQVVAFLGALKLFSVAESLGGVESLVAVPATMTHRAMACDARAEAGIKDTLIRLSVGIEDGRDLLDDIAAGLAAAANC; encoded by the coding sequence ATGACAGAGCGGCGATTAGCAACCACAGCGGTCCGGCAGGGCATCGAATCAGACAGCCAGCACGGGGCCGTGGTGCCCCCCATCTATCTGTCGACCAACTATGCCTTTGATGGCCACACTCAGCCAAGAGCCTTTGATTACAGCCGCTCGGGTAATCCTACCCGCTCCATTCTGGGGGATGCCTTGGGGGAGCTGGAACAGGGCTGCAGTGCGGCAATCACAGCGACCGGCATGGCGGCCATTACTCTGGTGGTCAACCTGCTGGGGCCGGATGACCTCTTGTTGGTGCCCCATGACTGTTATGGCGGTAGCTATAGGCTGTTCACCAATCTGGCTGCCAAGGGTCAGTTTCGCTTGCAGGTTTTGGATCAAACCGACCCGCAAGCACTCGCCGCTGCCATGGCGCAAAAGCCGCGCATGGTGTGGCTCGAGACTCCGTCCAATCCGCTGCTGCGGGTAGTGGATATTGCCGCTATTGCCGAGGCGGCCCACCAGCAGGGGGCATTGGTGGTGGTCGACAACACCTTTTTATCGCCGGCGCTGCAACAGCCTTTGCTGTTGGGGGCCGACATAGTGGTGCACTCGACCACTAAATACATCAATGGCCACAGCGATGTGGTAGGCGGCGCCGTGATTGCCAAAGATCCTGAACTGGCAGAGCAATTGCACTGGTGGTCCAACACGCTTGGGCTGAGCGGTGGCGCCTTCGACAGCTACCTGACCCTGCGTGGCCTGCGTACTCTGGCGCTGAGGATCCGCGAGCATCAGGCCAATGCCGAGCGCATAGTGGCGCTGCTGAGCCAGAGTCCCGTGGTCGACAAAGTTTACTATCCGGGGCTTAAGAGCCACCCAGGTCATGAGATTGCCGCCAGGCAGCAGAGTGGCTTTGGCGCTATGCTGAGTTTTGAACTCAAGGGTGATGAGGCGCAGGTGGTTGCCTTCCTCGGCGCGCTCAAGCTGTTTTCCGTGGCCGAGAGCCTGGGAGGGGTTGAGAGCCTGGTGGCCGTGCCCGCCACCATGACCCACAGAGCCATGGCGTGTGATGCTCGCGCCGAAGCCGGTATTAAAGACACGCTTATCCGCTTGTCTGTGGGCATAGAAGATGGCCGGGATCTGCTGGATGATATCGCCGCCGGATTGGCTGCAGCCGCAAACTGTTGA